The Anas acuta chromosome 2, bAnaAcu1.1, whole genome shotgun sequence genome contains a region encoding:
- the INO80C gene encoding INO80 complex subunit C isoform X2, translating into MNGVGFFSCLGFSLLLDRGVLICSLSSITAITAHEHISAGGEAMNENKFLNTDSSTGSVETAVKPLPFKDPKFIHSGIGGAAAGKKNRTWKNLKQILASERALPWQLNDPSYFSIDAPPSFKPAKKYSDISGLPANYTDPQSKLRFSTIEEFAYIRMLPSDVVTGYLALRKATSIVS; encoded by the exons ATGAATGGAGTTGGATTCTTCTCCTGCCTTGGCTTCAGCCTGTTACTTGACAGAGGGGTTTTGATATGCTCCCTGAGCAGCATTACAGCGATAACAGCACATGAGCATATC AGTGCAGGTGGAGAGGCCATGAAcgaaaataaatttctgaacACAGACTCCAGCACAGGATCAGTGGAAACAGCCGTCAAGCCTTTACCATTTAAAGATCCAAAATTCATT cACTCCGGCATtggtggagcagcagctggcaagAAGAACAGAACTTGGAAGAACCTAAAACAAATTCTTGCTTCTGAAAGGGCATTGCCATGGCAACTAAATGATCCTAGCT ATTTTAGTATTGATGCTCCTCCATCCTTTAAGCCTGCCAAGAAATATTCCGATATTTCAGGACTTCCA gcAAATTACACAGATCCCCAGAGCAAGCTGAGATTTAGTACTATTGAAGAGTTTGCCTATATTCGGATGCTCCCTTCAGATGTGGTTACAGGATACCTGGCTCTAAGGAAGGCAACAAGCATTGTTTCCTGA